The region TTGCTGGCGCAGGTTGTCCTGCGCAAAGCGCTGCAGCTGACCGTCGAGGGTGCTGGCCACTTGCGCGCCGGCCTGCTTCAACAGCTGGCGCGCCACTTGCGACGCCGGCGCTGGTGCGGCGAACTGACTGCTGCGCTGCAAGGCCGTTTGCACGCGCTGGCCGATCAGCTGGCAGCTGCTGTCCATGCGCCACTCCTGCGCCAGCGCGCAGGCGCGCCGCGTCACCGCCGCCAGTGGCGCGTTGGGCGCGCGCACCAGGCTGGCCAGGATAATGCCGTCGGTCTGGTTCAGCCCCGACGGCGCCTTGCCGAACAGATAGTTCGAGGCGGCGGCAACGCCCTGCAGGTCGCCGCGAAACGACACCAGGTTCAGATACGCTTCGAGGATCTGCGCCTTGCTCCAGCTGGCTTCGATCGCGCGCGCGGCGCGCATCTGCTGCCATTTCTGAGCCACGCTACGGCCGCTTTTTGACGGCAGCAGCGCGGGGTCGAGCTGGCCCGCCAGCTGCATGGTGATGGTGGAGGCGCCCCTGGCCTTGCTGGAGAACAGATTGTCCCAGGCCGCCGTGGCCACCGCCGGGATATCCACCCCGCCATGGCGCATGAAGCGCCGGTCCTCGGCCAGCAGCACCGCCTGCTGCAGGGCCGGAGAAACATCGGCCAGCGCCACCCACGGCAGGCGGCGCGCCAGCATATCGACCCGCAACGATTGCAGGCCAGCACCGCCACGGTCCAGCAACCGCGCTTCCGAGCTGCGATACGCGGCCTGTACCTGGGCCGGCGTGGGCACCGCCTGCGCCAAGCCAGGCAGGGCCAGGCTGGCGCACAGCACGGCAATGACCATGCTTTTCACTGCGCGACCTGCACGTTGGCGTTCGGACTCTCGCCAAACATCTCGGGCGCATACATCGCTTCGATGCGCGTGGCAGGCAGGCTGAAGTCACCCGCATTGTTCAGGCGCACCGTATATTCCACGCTCCACGTGCCCTTCGGCACATAGGCGTAATAGGCGCGGAAGGCGTCGAAGGCGCGCTCCTCGTAGGTGGGCCAGACCCGGCCCGCCACTTTTTCGCCGGCCGTGGCCAGTGCCGAATCGCGGCCCAGGCCATTGCCCAGCACGCTGGCGCTGGCCGGGATCGGATCGCCGACCACCACCCAGCTCATGTCGGCCTGGGCCGACAAATCCAGGCGCACGCGGTAGACGTCGCCACGCGACCATTTGCCGGCCGTTTTCCGCTCGACCGCCGTGACGGTTTTTTTGATCGTGTAGCCGCTAGCCAACGGCGCCTTGAGCGGGATCGCCGCCAGGCTTTGCACGGTGGCCCAGGGCTTGCCGCTACCGCTGTTGGCCAGGCCCAGGGTATCCTTGCCGGCCGGCCAGGCCTGCAACACAGGGCCCAGCTTGTCGGCGTTGTTCCACACCAGCGTTTGGGTATCGCTGCCCAGCTTGGCGGCGACGGCGCCCGTGACTGGAGTGGACTCGAACTTCGCTGAAAATTTCGCGATCGCCAGGGTGCCCCAGGCATTGGCCACCGTGGTGTCCCAGCGGCCCTTCTTCTGGCGGCCCAGGCTACCGCGCATCAGGCGGCCGATATCGTCTTTCCAGGCCGGCTCGTCCAGCACGGCCAGCAGCAGGCGGTTGGCGTTGACGTCGCCGGACACCATCAGCCACCACCAGTTGTCCTTGCGCTCGGTGGAAAAGCCCATGGTCGTGCCCTGGAAGTTCAGGCGGCCACGCAAGATCTGCTGCGCTTCGGCCAGCAACACGTCGCGGCGCGCCAGCTTCGGCGTGCGCCGCAACAGCAGCGACCAGTCGATCACGGCCGAGGTCGGCCACAACTTCGGATCGATGCTGATCGATTCGAGCGCATCGGGCGGCACCTTGCCCGAGCGCGACAGCGCTTCCAGCGCCGCCAGCTTGCGCACCGCCAGGTCGTTGGTGGCCAGCGCCGCATGGCGCACGATACGCCCCTGCACGAAAGCGGTGAGGGCTTCCTCCATGCGGTTCTTCACCTGCTGCGGTATCGCATAGCCCGCTTCCGCACTGGCCGCCAGGATATACGCGGTCAGGCTGTCGCTGCCCTGCTCCATCGACGGGAAATATTTCAGCAAGCCATCCGCATCGAGATAGGCCGGCAGCTTGGCCATGGTGGCCTGCCACAGGGTTTTATCCCCCAAGGCGATGGCTTTCGAGCTGCTCTGCTCGAAGCAGGTGTAGGGGTAGGCCTGCATGTATTCGCGCACGCCGGGCAGGTCGCCACCGAGCCTGGCGGCAAAACTGGTCTGGATGCCGCCACGGCCCGGCAAGGCGCCGGCTGGCAGTTGCACGGGAAGATTGAGCGGCTGGTCGAGCTGCACCAGGGTCGCCTGGTAAGTACGCACCGGCGTGGCCTGCATCACTTTCTGCGTGATCTTCAGCTGATCGGTGCGCCCGCCGGCTTTCGCGCTGACTTGCCACACGACGCCGGCCGCGCCCATAGCCACCTGGTAGTCCCAGCCCGTCTCGCGCGCTTCGCCGGCCGCCAACGTGAGACTCTGGCGCGGCAGCGCCTTGCCGGCGGCGCTGGCATTGAGTTCCACGTTCAGGGAAGCCGAGGTGGTATTGCGTACCGTAAAGCCCGCGCGCAACTGATCGCCTTCGCGCACCACCGCCGGCAGGCCGGACACAATGATCAGGTCCTGCGAGGATCGGATATCCGTGCTGCCGGTGCCAAACAACTGCTGGCCGGCGCTGGCGATGGCCACGATGCGAAAGCCCGTCAATGAATCGTTCAGCGGCACTTGCAGCGTCGCTTCGCCCTTGGCGTCGAGCTTGACCGTGCCCTGCCAGAACAGCAGGGTGTCGAACAGCTCGCGGCTGGCGCCCTTGCCGCCGCCACCGCCGGCCGGGAAGGCCTTGCGGCCGAAGTGGCGCTTGCCGATCACCTGCATCTGCGCGGTCGACGTTTCCACCTGCAGGCTGCGGCGCGCCATCATCGCGTCGAGCAGCTTCCAGCTGTCGTTGGGCATCAGTTCCAGCAAGCCCGTGTCGACGGCGGCCAGCGCCACTTCGGCGCCGGCCGGCAGCGGCTGGCCATCGGCGCGGCGCACGCGCACCGACACCTCGGCCTTGTCGCGGGTCTTGTACACTTCCTTGTCGGACACCACCATCACGCGCAATTCATGCGCCCGCCAGCCCACGTTCAGGGGGGCGATGCCCATCTTGTAGGCCGGCTTGCCCAGGTCGACCAGGGCGGTGGGCTGCACGCCGTCGACCCTGCCGCGCACCACCAGCACCGACACATACACGTTCGGCGCGTAGTTGGGCTTGACGGGAATCGTGACCACCGGTTCGCGCCCGCTCAACTGCCGCACATAGGTGTCGAGTATGCCTTCGCGCTCGACCGTGATCAGGGCCGTGCCGGCGCGAAACGGCATGCGCACCTGCAAGCTGGCCTGTTCACCCGGTTCATGGCGTTTCTTCTCAAGCAGCACGTCGATGCGGTCATTATCGCTGGCGTCGAACCACCAGTCGCCGCCGCCGGCCACCCAGGTGTCGCGGTTGGCCACCGCCGCGCGGCCGGCGCCATCCTGCGTGCTGGCGCGCAAAATCAGATTGCCGCTGGCGGGCGCCTTGACGTCGCACAGCAGCAGGCCTTTGGCGTCGGTCTGGCCGGTGCAAGCCTGGCCCAGCTTGACGATCTCGCTGGTGTTTTCATAGGCATAAAAGCCGCCGATCAGGCGCCGGCGGTGGGAATAACTGTTGCGCTGGAAAAAGTCGACCGCCACCGGCGCATTCGCCACCGGCTTGCCATCAAGCGACAGCACGGCCACCGTAAACTTGAATTGATCTTTGCTCAAGGCCCAGGCGTCGGGCTTGATGCCGATCACCACGCTTGACGGCCACAACGGCACGCGGGTGGCGACCGAGGCCGTCTCGCCATTGGCGTCCTGGAACGCCAGCTCGGCCACCAGGTCGCGCGGCGTGGCCAGCTTGGGCAGCTGGTCGACCACGATGCGCGCGCCGCCGGCCTGATCGAGATTCAAGCTTTGCGTGCGCGCCGCCTGCGCGCCGCCAGGCCGGCCATTGCCTTCATCCTGCCATTCGCCGCCATCGTCCTCCTCGTCCGTGCCTTGCCTGACCAGGCCCTCTTTCACATCGCCATTGCTGAAGCTGTAATCGGCATAGTCGGCAAACGTCACTTGCTTGTCCTGCAGCAAGGTGCGCAGCTTGACCGGCGCACCGGTGGCGGCGCCGCCGACCAGGTAGTTGATCTGCGCGTCGAGGCTGACGGACGACGCTTGCACTGCGGGGTTTTTGGGTCCCTGCAGCACGGCTTTCATGGTCGGCACGCGGAACGCTTCGACGCGAAACGTTCCCGACGGCTTGCCGGCCATGCTGACCTGGTACTCGCCCTGCCTGGCGTCCAGCGGGATCACCCAGTCGTTCTCGGCCGAGCCACTGTTTGACCAGCGTAATGGCAGCTCGTATTTCTGCTCGCTGCCCAGGTGGGCAATCACCACCGAGGTGGCGCTGCCCGGGCCATTGCCCTTGCCCACCAGTGCCAGGCCCTGCTCCGTATGCCTGCGAATAAAATGCTTCATGTGCACGGTTTCGCCGGCGCGCAGCAAGGTGCGGTCAAATACCGTGGCCAGCAGGGTATTGTCGGCGCGCGTGTCGTCGGTGGGCAGGTTGAAGCGCCACGATTCGATGCCGCCGACCCAGTCCGACAAGGTAAACGTCATGTCGCCGCCGCTGCGCGCGCTGACAAAATAATTGGCGTTGTTCTTGCAGCCGGACCGGGCCAGCTCTTCGCGGATCTGCGCCACGCCGTTGTTATCGGTCACGTCCTGCCACAGCAGCTTGCCGGCACAGTCGCGCACCGCCACTTGCGCCCTGGCCACCGGGGCGCCCCTGTCGAGCGAGGTGACCCACACCAGCGACGATTGCGCGCCGTGCTTGAAGTGGGCCGCCATATTCGTCACCAGCGCGGCCGTGCGGACATACGCCGTGGAGGGCTTGCCCTGCACGGCCTTGCCGAGCATGGGGCTGGCCAGTTCCACCACATAAAAGCCGGGCTTGGCCAGCGGTATGCCGATCACCTCGAACGTTTTCTTGCCGGCCGGGCGCGGCAGTTTGATGGCGCGCGTGCCGGTCATGCCGTCGAGCACGGATTTTTTCATGCCGCCCGCATATTGCGCACTCGGCTGCCAGTACTCGCTTGCCTTGCCATCGCCGGCCAGGCGCCGCAGCCACTCGATGATGAACTTGTCGTCATGGTCGGGCACGCGCAAGGTGGCGCCGCTGGCGCCGTCCACGCCGCCGATTTCCTTGCCTGACAGGACGGGTTCGATATTGCGCACCGTCACCGGCAGCAAGCCATCGCCTTTCGCTTCCAGGATGCCGAACGGCGCCGGGAACTTCAGCAGCGGCGGCTGCTCGCCGGTGCGCACCGTCATGGGAAAGCGCGCGCGGTTGAGCAGGTCGCGGCCGGCGTCGTCCTGCAATGTGGGCGGCAGCGCCAGCACCAGGCTGGCTTGCTCGGGAAACGGCCCCTTGAAGGTCGCTGCGGTGAGGAATTCGGCCTTTTCCTCGCCTTCGGCCAAGCTCGGCTGCCAGGTCTTGCCATCGCCTTTCAAGGTCATGGCGCGCACCAGTTCCGCTTTTACGGGCGCGGAAAACTGCACGCGCATCGGCAGGAAGGGGATGCACTGCTCTTTCGGATTGCTGCGCTGGCAGCTGAAGCGGGCCGTGAAGTCGGGCCGCGTCTTGAAGTTCAGGGTCTGCGCCTTGTCGGTGGCGATGCCGCCAGCCCCGGCACTGGCGATCCCGGCGCCCCATACCAGCGATACCTTGGCGTCGGCGGGAAAGCTGCGCTTGCACTGCAGCACGGTGACGGGCAGCGGCGGCGCGCCCTTGCCGCGCGCCAGCATGCCGCTCTTCCACTCGCTGCCGCGGGCCTTGAAGTACACGCTCAGGTAGCGGTCGAGAAAATGCTTGCGCAAGGCCAGTATCTGCTCCAGTTCCTTGCCCTGCAGCAGGCGCACGGCGATCTTTTCATTGATGCCGTCGGCGCGGCAATACGCGTTGGCGGCAATGCTGGCCTCATCCGGCACCGCATCGAGGCCCAGCACGAACACCTGGTTTTCATCGATATATCGCTGGCCGTCATGGGGCGCCGCGTCAACGATGGCCGGCCCGCCGGTGGAAAAGCGGTAGCTGGCCTGGCCCTGCACGGCTTTGCCCGCCTGGTCCTTCAAGTTGGCTTGCAAGGCAAAAGTGCAGGCCACGCCGCCCGGCAAGTCGCGCTCGAAGTCATACGCCCAGTTGCGCTCATCGGCCCAGCGCCCCGTGCCCGCCACCACGCCCGGCGCCGCCTTGCCGCAATCGATGGTGAATGGCGCGGGCAGCGCCATGTCGCCGAACGGCACCATCGGCGTGCCAAACCGCACCCTGACCTGGCGCACGGCCTTGACGGTACCGGTGGGCGAGAAGCTTGCCACGCCGCTGTCGGCCCGGGCCAAGGGCTGCACGACGGCAGACAGCACAACACTGGCCAGGCACAGCAGCATGGACTTGGGGTGGAGGTTGGGCACGGGATGGCTCCTGGCAGGACAGCTGACAATGCGGAAAAAGCAGACTGGTCGGGCGAGGCTGGCTATAACACTGTTGTATAAGTTATCAAGCTCGCCATTGTTGTTAATATACATCGGTCGGCATGGCCCAGTCGTACGATAGACGCCTGTGCCCTCTGGTGATTTCATGCCGCGTAGTGAAAAGGACTAAACAATTTAGTGCTTAAAAATGTTGTATTTGTCTCAGTTTTGCAACACCATTGATATACAACAATCCTTTGTGCGCTAACGCACCGACCGGTTGAACTCGGAAACGTATTCTCCAATCCAACAGCAGTGCATCTCAAACAAAACATGCGCATCTGGAATTGTTGTCGCAGTAGAACGCAGACCATCTAGTCGTTTGATGTGTTAAGAAAAAATCTCTATTAACGTTGGGAGTTACTTGTGAATAATTTAAAAAAAATCGCCGTTGCCGCCGCCGTCTTGTGCTCGTCCTTCGGTGCACAGGCTCAGGAAATCAATCCATCCTGGTACATTCAACCAAGCATTAATGCTTCGAAACCAGATTCGGATTTCTCTTCCGACAAAACCGGCTATGGCGCTGGTCTGCGCTTTGGTAAGCCAGTTTCGCCACAGTGGGACATGCAGTTTGGTACCACCTACACCCGTTCGAAAGACAATGGCAACCGCTACCAGCAAAATACGCTGGGCGTCGATGGCCTGTACTTCTTCACCCGTAATCCAGGATTCGCTCCGTTCGTCGTCGTCGGCGCCGGCATGCAGCGCGACAAGGACAACGGTCCTCTGGGCGAACGCAGCAAGAGCTCCCCATACGCCAACCTGGGCCTGGGTTTCCAGAGCAAGCTGACCGACCAGTGGTCGACCCAGTTGGACGTGCGCAATGTGCATGGCTTCCTGCGCGGCAATACCTTCCCACAAAGCAAATCGAGCAACTGGTATGTCAACGTCGGCCTGAACTACGCTTTCGACAAACCGCCGGTCGCCGCCCAGCCAGCCCCACCACCGCCGCCACCAGTGCGTGAAGAAGTCGTCGTGGTTCCACCACCGCCACCACCGCCACCAGCACCACGCTTTGAAAAAGTGACGATGGCCGCGACCGAACTGTTCGCGTTCGACAGCGCCAAGCTGGCTCCGACCCAGACCAAGCTGGACGAAATCGCCCGCGTGCTGAGCGCAGCACCGGATGTCAACAACGTGGTCATCAGCGGCTACGCCGACCGTATCGGTTCGGCCAAGTACAACCAGAAGCTGTCGCAGCAACGTGCTGATTCGGTCAAGGAATACCTGGTTGCCAAAGGTGTTGCCGCCAACCGCCTGAGCGCCGAAGGCAAGGGTTCGACCAATCCAGTCGTTACTTGCGATAACAAGAAACGCGCTGACCTGATCAAGTGCCTGGAACCGAACCGTCGCGTTGAAGTCGAGCAAATCACGATCGAGCGCCGCGTACGATAATTACGTTTGTTAGTGGTACGCCACTGTTAAAAAAAGGGGCCGCGGCCCCTTTTTTCCATTGAAAGCCACGCATGACTATTTCTAGCCGCAATCCCCGCCTGGCCAGGCTGGCGCCGCTGGGCAAGACGATGCGCAGCGTCATCGTCTGCTCCGTTACCGAATGGCTGGAACACCGCGCGTCCAGCAAGGGCGCCGCGCTCGCCTATTACACTCTGTTTTCCGTCGCTCCCATCCTCGTGCTGGTGATCGCCATCGCCGGCTTTTTCTATGGCCAGTCCGCCGCGCGCGGCGAACTGATGGCCCAGCTGCAAGGCTTGCTCGGCACGCAGGGCGCCGAAGCGATCCAGCTGGTGCTGGCCGGCGCCCAGAACCACGACCAAGGCCGCATCGCCACCCTGATCGCCGGCGCCCTGCTGCTGTTCGGCGCCACCAGCGTGTTTGCCGAGCTGAAGGCCAGCCTGGATGAAATCTGGCAAGTACCGGCTCTGAAGGAATCGGGCGCCTGGGACATGCTGCGCACGCGCCTGCTGTCGTTTGGCCTGGTGCTGGTGCTGGCCTTCCTGCTGATGGTGTCGCTGGTCATCAGCGCCGCCATGGCGATCCTGGAAAATTACTGGGAAGGACACTGGAAAGACGCCGCCGTGCTGTTTTCCGTCCTGTCGAACCTGATCGGCTTCGGCGTGATCGCCTGCCTGTTTGCCGTCATCTACAAAATGCTGCCGCGGGTGCGCCTGTCGTGGCGCGACGTGATGATCGGCGCGCTCGGCACGGCCTTCATGTTCTCGCTGGGAAAATACGCGATCGGCGTGTACATCGGCAACAGCGGCGTGGCCAGCAGCTATGGCGCGGCCGGCTCGCTGGTGGCGCTGCTGATCTGGATTTACTACTCGGCGCAGATCTTTTTCCTCGGCGCCGAATTCACGCGCCAGTTCACCTTGCAACTGGGCAGCATGAAAGACGCACCGAAAACGGAAGATGGCGACCTGGTGACAAAAGTATTGAAGCGGCACCAGTCGTGATGTGATTAACAGCACCACGCAAAAACGGCACCCGAGGGTGCCGTTTTCCGTCATGCGCCAACAGTCGGATAAAGCCACTGTCGCCCGCAAAGGCTCCCGGGCCAAGCGGACCTGAAAAATGTCGAGGGCAAGGCGCAGCGACGAAGACAGTACGCATGTACGGCGAGGAGCTGCAACGCCGCCATCGGCATTTTCTCGGGCCCGCGCCTTCGGCCCGCCATTTTCAGTAATCCGACAACATTGTTGGCATCACTGGTGGTGTCGGGTTACGCCCTTCGGGCTAACCCGACCTACCCCACCTACTCTCCCAGCAACTCCGCCACCACTTCCATGCCCTGCACGCGCTCGGCCACCACCTTGACGATGACGATGATGGGCACGCCCAGCAACAAGCCCCAGACGCCCCACAGCCAGCCCCAGAACAGCAGGCTCACAAACACCGCGGTCGGGTTCATGCGGGCGATGCGCCCGGTCATCCAGGTGGTGACAAAGGTCCCGACCAGGGTGGCGATGCCGAGCGAGGTGGCCATCACCAGCAAGACCATCTCCAGCGATTCGAACTGCAGAAAAGCAACCAGGCCGGTGGCGATGGTGATCAACAGAGGGCCGAAATAGGGAATGATGTGCAGCAAGCCGGCCATGATGGCCCAGGCGCCCGCATTTTCCAGGCCGATGAAATGCAGCACCACCCACATCAGCAGCGCCAGCAAGACATTGGTGACCAGCAGCATGAACATATAGTTCTGGATCGAGGTGTTGATATCTTCCAGGATATGCACGGTGACTTTTTTGCGGCTCAGCGACGGCCCTGTCAGCTTGACCAGCTTGCGCTTGAAGGTATCGCCCGACAGCAGCAAAAAGAACACCAGGAAAATCACCATGGTGGCCTGGCTGACAAAACCCATCAGGCCCAGCGAACCGGCCCATACCCAGTCCATGATCTTGAAATTCGGGCCTTCGGCGGCGGCGGCGCGGCGCACGTTGCGGCGCGCTTCGGCGCCGGCGGCCACCTGCTCGATTTCATTGGCCACCGCCTGCATCTTTTGAAACGTGCTTTCCTTGCCGCCCGTGTTGGCGGCGATCAGGCGCGCCAGCTTGTGCGTGGCGGCCGGCAATTCTTCGACGATGGATTCGAATTCACCCTGCACGCGCTCGATGACGACGATGGAGCCGAACAGGATCAGCGCGGTGACCACGGTGGCGCCGATGGCCCGCGGCAAGCGGATTTTCTCCAGCCAGGCGACGAGCGGATTGAGGGTATAGGCAATGAAGATGCCGAAGATGACGGGTATCAGGAATTTCTGCGCCCACTGCAGCGCATAGACAACACTCACAGTGGCGATGATGCCGAGCGCCAGGCCACGCGCATTGACATGCAGCGGCAGGCGCAAGGCGGGGTCAAGCTGAGGCTCCACAGGCGTGCTTGCAGGTGGCTCGGCAGGAGCGGCGGCAACCGGCTTGGGAGGAAGTTCGGCTGGGTGGTTCATGAGACTCCCGCTACGGTCTGTGGATGGCCAAAGCGCCTGCCATCATGGCAGGCGCTTCGGCGGGACGGACAATGACTTGAAATTACTTGACGCGAATATCGTTCTTGACCGATTTCACGCCTTTGACGCCGCGGGCGATTTCGCCGGCTTTGGCGGCATCACCTGGCTGGGCAACGAAGCCGCTCAGCTGTACCACGCCCTTGAAGGTTTCGACGTTGATTTCGGTGGCTTTCAGGGTCGGCTCGTTGATGATGCTGGCTTTCACCTTGGTGGTGACCAGTGCGTCGTCGACGTATTCGCCCGTGCCTTCCTTGGTTGGGGTCGAAGCACAGCCAGCAACGGCGAACAGGGAAGCAACGAACAGGCCGGTAGCGATAGATTTGGTGAATTTCATGGTATTTTCCTTAGGAGTGGTCAATCAAGGGTGCTCAAAATGAGCTTCTTATTACAGTTCAATTCAAGCGTTTGAAACGCTTAATAGCCGAACTGGGTTTTTGCAGCCTTTACACATTCGTCCTTGGCTGCGCCGGCCAGTGCATCGCACTTTTCAGTGGCGACCTTGTACTCGGCTTTTCTTTTGTCTTCACGCGCATCGCTGCGCGCTTCGATGACTTTCTTGTCCGCCTTGGCATCGGCCAGGGCCGCCACCTTGGTCGACTTGGCCAGCTTGACGCAGACATCCTTGTCGTTGCCGGTCAGCGCATCGCAGCGCTTGAGGTCGACGTCATAGTTGGCATCGGCAATCTTGACGCGGGCCTTGGTGTAGGCGCGCAGGGTATTCGTGTATTGGGCCTGGGCCACCGCTTCGTCATAGGCACGCACGGCTTTCGCTTCGGCGATGCAGACATCTTTCGGGTTGCCGGTGATTTTTTCGCACTCGGCGTGGGCGGCCTTGTAGTTGACGCCAGCCTGGTCGTTGGCCGTTTTGTAGGCGGCCTTCGCTTCCGGCGTGGCGGCCACTGCGGCGCTGCCCCATGCTGCACAAGCCAGGCCCACGAGGACGGCGGCGAAGGTCTTGCTGATATTTTTGTTATTCATGTGATGCTCCCTGGTAGATGAAGATGATCTTTTGCCGATCTGCGTGGCATGACTACCGTTTTACGTGGATCGCCGGCGACGTTCTGTACGCTGCCGTACACAAGCTGGCTAATTTCACATCGCAAGGGAAACAGGGGACAAATAACCACAAATGAAGGGAGCGGCCCATGCCGGATATGGAAATCAGGCAACAAATAAGTACGTGCGGCAGCGTACAGACCGCGGCATTCGCCCTGCCTAAGATGAGCTCATGCACTTTAACAACGTCAGGAGAATAAAATGAAAACCAACGCCACCTTGGCTGCACTGATGCTTGCCGCGACCGCCGTACTGAGTGGTTGCGCCAGTACCGCCCCATCGCAAAACTACAATGGCTCGCAGCCTGAATCGGCCACCTATGGCACCATCGATTCGATCCAGGCCGTCCAGGGCCGTGCACAAACCAGCGGCGCGGGCGCGGTGGTCGGCGGTATCGCCGGCGCCCTGCTGGGCAGCAATATCGGTTCGGGCAGCGGCCGCACCGCCGCCACCGTGGCCGGCGCCGTTGCCGGTGGCGTGGTCGGCAACCAGGTCGAAGGCCGCCAGCAACAGGCACAGAATTACCAGATCAATGTACGCCTGGACA is a window of Janthinobacterium sp. J1-1 DNA encoding:
- a CDS encoding BON domain-containing protein, encoding MKFTKSIATGLFVASLFAVAGCASTPTKEGTGEYVDDALVTTKVKASIINEPTLKATEINVETFKGVVQLSGFVAQPGDAAKAGEIARGVKGVKSVKNDIRVK
- a CDS encoding AI-2E family transporter, with the translated sequence MNHPAELPPKPVAAAPAEPPASTPVEPQLDPALRLPLHVNARGLALGIIATVSVVYALQWAQKFLIPVIFGIFIAYTLNPLVAWLEKIRLPRAIGATVVTALILFGSIVVIERVQGEFESIVEELPAATHKLARLIAANTGGKESTFQKMQAVANEIEQVAAGAEARRNVRRAAAAEGPNFKIMDWVWAGSLGLMGFVSQATMVIFLVFFLLLSGDTFKRKLVKLTGPSLSRKKVTVHILEDINTSIQNYMFMLLVTNVLLALLMWVVLHFIGLENAGAWAIMAGLLHIIPYFGPLLITIATGLVAFLQFESLEMVLLVMATSLGIATLVGTFVTTWMTGRIARMNPTAVFVSLLFWGWLWGVWGLLLGVPIIVIVKVVAERVQGMEVVAELLGE
- a CDS encoding YihY/virulence factor BrkB family protein; the protein is MTISSRNPRLARLAPLGKTMRSVIVCSVTEWLEHRASSKGAALAYYTLFSVAPILVLVIAIAGFFYGQSAARGELMAQLQGLLGTQGAEAIQLVLAGAQNHDQGRIATLIAGALLLFGATSVFAELKASLDEIWQVPALKESGAWDMLRTRLLSFGLVLVLAFLLMVSLVISAAMAILENYWEGHWKDAAVLFSVLSNLIGFGVIACLFAVIYKMLPRVRLSWRDVMIGALGTAFMFSLGKYAIGVYIGNSGVASSYGAAGSLVALLIWIYYSAQIFFLGAEFTRQFTLQLGSMKDAPKTEDGDLVTKVLKRHQS
- a CDS encoding glycine zipper 2TM domain-containing protein, which encodes MKTNATLAALMLAATAVLSGCASTAPSQNYNGSQPESATYGTIDSIQAVQGRAQTSGAGAVVGGIAGALLGSNIGSGSGRTAATVAGAVAGGVVGNQVEGRQQQAQNYQINVRLDNGQYRNVVQDSIYDLNPGNRVRVIDGRVYRY
- a CDS encoding MG2 domain-containing protein translates to MPNLHPKSMLLCLASVVLSAVVQPLARADSGVASFSPTGTVKAVRQVRVRFGTPMVPFGDMALPAPFTIDCGKAAPGVVAGTGRWADERNWAYDFERDLPGGVACTFALQANLKDQAGKAVQGQASYRFSTGGPAIVDAAPHDGQRYIDENQVFVLGLDAVPDEASIAANAYCRADGINEKIAVRLLQGKELEQILALRKHFLDRYLSVYFKARGSEWKSGMLARGKGAPPLPVTVLQCKRSFPADAKVSLVWGAGIASAGAGGIATDKAQTLNFKTRPDFTARFSCQRSNPKEQCIPFLPMRVQFSAPVKAELVRAMTLKGDGKTWQPSLAEGEEKAEFLTAATFKGPFPEQASLVLALPPTLQDDAGRDLLNRARFPMTVRTGEQPPLLKFPAPFGILEAKGDGLLPVTVRNIEPVLSGKEIGGVDGASGATLRVPDHDDKFIIEWLRRLAGDGKASEYWQPSAQYAGGMKKSVLDGMTGTRAIKLPRPAGKKTFEVIGIPLAKPGFYVVELASPMLGKAVQGKPSTAYVRTAALVTNMAAHFKHGAQSSLVWVTSLDRGAPVARAQVAVRDCAGKLLWQDVTDNNGVAQIREELARSGCKNNANYFVSARSGGDMTFTLSDWVGGIESWRFNLPTDDTRADNTLLATVFDRTLLRAGETVHMKHFIRRHTEQGLALVGKGNGPGSATSVVIAHLGSEQKYELPLRWSNSGSAENDWVIPLDARQGEYQVSMAGKPSGTFRVEAFRVPTMKAVLQGPKNPAVQASSVSLDAQINYLVGGAATGAPVKLRTLLQDKQVTFADYADYSFSNGDVKEGLVRQGTDEEDDGGEWQDEGNGRPGGAQAARTQSLNLDQAGGARIVVDQLPKLATPRDLVAELAFQDANGETASVATRVPLWPSSVVIGIKPDAWALSKDQFKFTVAVLSLDGKPVANAPVAVDFFQRNSYSHRRRLIGGFYAYENTSEIVKLGQACTGQTDAKGLLLCDVKAPASGNLILRASTQDGAGRAAVANRDTWVAGGGDWWFDASDNDRIDVLLEKKRHEPGEQASLQVRMPFRAGTALITVEREGILDTYVRQLSGREPVVTIPVKPNYAPNVYVSVLVVRGRVDGVQPTALVDLGKPAYKMGIAPLNVGWRAHELRVMVVSDKEVYKTRDKAEVSVRVRRADGQPLPAGAEVALAAVDTGLLELMPNDSWKLLDAMMARRSLQVETSTAQMQVIGKRHFGRKAFPAGGGGGKGASRELFDTLLFWQGTVKLDAKGEATLQVPLNDSLTGFRIVAIASAGQQLFGTGSTDIRSSQDLIIVSGLPAVVREGDQLRAGFTVRNTTSASLNVELNASAAGKALPRQSLTLAAGEARETGWDYQVAMGAAGVVWQVSAKAGGRTDQLKITQKVMQATPVRTYQATLVQLDQPLNLPVQLPAGALPGRGGIQTSFAARLGGDLPGVREYMQAYPYTCFEQSSSKAIALGDKTLWQATMAKLPAYLDADGLLKYFPSMEQGSDSLTAYILAASAEAGYAIPQQVKNRMEEALTAFVQGRIVRHAALATNDLAVRKLAALEALSRSGKVPPDALESISIDPKLWPTSAVIDWSLLLRRTPKLARRDVLLAEAQQILRGRLNFQGTTMGFSTERKDNWWWLMVSGDVNANRLLLAVLDEPAWKDDIGRLMRGSLGRQKKGRWDTTVANAWGTLAIAKFSAKFESTPVTGAVAAKLGSDTQTLVWNNADKLGPVLQAWPAGKDTLGLANSGSGKPWATVQSLAAIPLKAPLASGYTIKKTVTAVERKTAGKWSRGDVYRVRLDLSAQADMSWVVVGDPIPASASVLGNGLGRDSALATAGEKVAGRVWPTYEERAFDAFRAYYAYVPKGTWSVEYTVRLNNAGDFSLPATRIEAMYAPEMFGESPNANVQVAQ
- a CDS encoding OmpA family protein — encoded protein: MNNLKKIAVAAAVLCSSFGAQAQEINPSWYIQPSINASKPDSDFSSDKTGYGAGLRFGKPVSPQWDMQFGTTYTRSKDNGNRYQQNTLGVDGLYFFTRNPGFAPFVVVGAGMQRDKDNGPLGERSKSSPYANLGLGFQSKLTDQWSTQLDVRNVHGFLRGNTFPQSKSSNWYVNVGLNYAFDKPPVAAQPAPPPPPPVREEVVVVPPPPPPPPAPRFEKVTMAATELFAFDSAKLAPTQTKLDEIARVLSAAPDVNNVVISGYADRIGSAKYNQKLSQQRADSVKEYLVAKGVAANRLSAEGKGSTNPVVTCDNKKRADLIKCLEPNRRVEVEQITIERRVR